The following proteins come from a genomic window of Sardina pilchardus chromosome 1, fSarPil1.1, whole genome shotgun sequence:
- the LOC134097172 gene encoding zinc finger protein 493-like has product MDLVLPFGSSCAESNQVDLRVMVKEEDLKEHIKEEEYDHMITCPDEEENPFAEFHCKSEADVTESPTSTYDKLLQTTVKTEEEEEEEEQDEEEEEEKEEEEEEQHDQLESVSSEHPHLRQQQIHGQNDELNLQLQGRLHHCTVCRKSFTTLSELEKHQQTHCLGVNQRQSTGKTQHKSSALSSHVQIHTGEKHECAQCGKTFTQLSNLKIHMLIHTREKPYKCMQCGKGYTHLPNFKHHMLTHTVEKPHKCAQCGKAFTCHATLKKHMILHREKPYKCMQCGKGYTHLPNFKHHMLTHTEEKPHKCMQCGKAFTSFSSCKAHMLIHTGEKPHKCDQCGKAFALQSTLRNHLRIHTGEKPHECAQCGKAFRISSACKRHMLTHTGEKPHKCDQCGKAFALRSTLRNHLRIHTGEKPFSQMSSLKSHLPIHTGEKPHKCALCGYAFTYYKTLEDHMLLHTGEKPHKCDQCGKLFSQSSELKKHILIHTGEKRHKCAQCGKAFVKLSAFKSHMLMHTAEKPHKCDQCGKGFTRFSSCEVHMLIHTGEKPHRCDQCGKAFKQRSELKSHLLTHTGEKPHRCDQCGKAFKQRTGLNQHILAHTGEKPHECVQCGKTFSLHSTLQRHMLIHTGEKPHRCDQCGNAFAQLSNLKSHLLIHTGEKPHVCAQCGTSFKTMSGLKGHLLIHTGEKPHECAHCGKAFVQKSGLNQHILMHTGEKPHKCTQCGKAFAHLTAFNRHILIHTGSKPHTCAQCGKAFTQITGLKSHLTIHTGEKPHICAQCGKAFSRMADLKRHMRTHTGEKPHECAQCGKAFGIHHDLKRHMRTHTGEKPHECAQCGKAFSKFTSLKRHTH; this is encoded by the exons ATGGATCTCGTACTTCCATTTGGTTCTAGTTGTGCTGAATCAAACCAGGTTGACCTGAGAGTGATGGTGAAAGAAGAGGATCTAAAAGAACATATAAAAGAGGAGGAATACGATCACATGATTACATGTCCAGATGAAGAAGAAAATCCCTTTGCAGAGTTTCACTGTAAATCTGAAGCAGACGTCACAGAGTCACCAACGTCTACTTACGATAAACTGCTACAGACGACGGTGAagactgaagaggaggaggaggaggaagagcaggacgaggaagaagaagaagaaaaggaagaggaggaagaggagcagcatGACCAGTTGGAAA GTGTATCATCAGAACACCCACACTTAAGGCAACAGCAGATCCATGGACAGAATGATGAACTCAACCTGCAGCTGCAAGGAAGGCTGCACCACTGCACTGTGTGCAGGAAGAGCTTCACCACACTTTCTGAACTCGAGAAACACCAGCAAACACACTGTCTTGGTGTTAATCAAAGGCAGAGTACTGGtaaaacacaacataaaagTTCAGCTCTTAGTAGTCATGTAcaaatacacactggagagaaacatgaatgtgcccagtgtggaaaaactTTTACACAACTTTCCAATCTTAAAATCCACATGCTCATACATACTAGAGAGAAGCCTTATAAATGTATGCAGTGTGGAAAAGGATATACACATCTTCCGAATTTTAAACAtcacatgcttacacatactgtagagaagcctcataaatgtgcccagtgtggtaAAGCTTTTACATGCCACGCAACTCTTAAAAAACACATGATCTTACATAGAGAGAAGCCTTATAAATGTATGCAGTGTGGTAAAGGATATACACATCTTCCGAATTTTAAACAtcacatgcttacacatactgaagagaagcctcataaatgtatgcagtgtggaaaagcttttacaaGTTTCTCATCTTGTAAAGcgcacatgctcatacacactggagagaagcctcataaatgtgaccagtgtggaaaagcttttgcaCTACAGTCAACTCTTAGGAATCATTTAcgaatacacactggagagaagcctcatgaatgtgcccaatgtggaaaagcttttagaATATCATCAGCTTGTAAAAGGCATATGctcacacatactggagagaagcctcataaatgtgaccagtgtggaaaagcttttgcaCTACGGTCAACTCTGAGAAATCATTTAcgaatacacactggagagaagcctttTTCACAAATGTCAAGTCTTAAAAGCCACTTACCaatccacactggagagaagccccATAAATGTGCCCTGTGTGGATATGCTTTTACATACTACAAAACTCTTGAAGACCACATGCTCTTacatactggagagaagcctcataaatgtgatcAATGCGGAAAGCTTTTTTCACAAAGTTCAGAGCTTAAAAAACATATtctaatacacactggagagaaacgtcataaatgtgcccagtgtggaaaagcttttgtAAAATTATCAGCTTTTAAATCGCACATGCTCATGCATACTgcagagaagcctcataaatgtgaccagtgtggaaaaggttttacAAGATTCTCATCTTGTGAAGTGCACATGCTCATacatactggagagaagcctcatagatgtgaccagtgtggaaaagcttttaaaCAAAGGTCAGAACTTAAAAGTCATCTActaacacatactggagagaagcctcatagatgtgaccagtgtggaaaagcttttaaaCAAAGGACAGGTCTCAATCAACATATATTggcacacactggagagaagcctcatgaatgtgtccagtgtggaaaaacgTTTTCACTCCACTCAACTCTTCAACGTCACATGCttatacacactggagagaagcctcatagaTGTGACCAGTGTGGAAACGCTTTTGCACAACTGTCAAATCTTAAAAGCCATTTactaatacacactggagagaagcctcatgtatgtgcccagtgtggaacaTCTTTTAAAACAATGTCAGGTCTTAAAGGCCATTTactaatacacactggagagaaaccTCATGAATGTGCCCactgtggaaaagcttttgtgCAAAAGTCAGGTCTTAATCAACATATATTAATGCACACGGGAGAGAAGCCTCACAAATgtacccagtgtggaaaagcttttgcaCACCTCACAGCTTTTAACCGtcacatactcatacatacTGGAAGTAAGCCTCATacatgtgcccagtgtggaaaagcttttacacAAATTACAGGTCTTAAAAGCCATTTAACaatccacactggagagaaaccTCATATATGTGCCcaatgtggaaaagctttttcacGCATGGCAG ATCTTAAACGCCACATGCgtacacatactggagagaagcctcatgaatgtgcccagtgtggaaaagctttcgGAATACATCACGATCTTAAGCgccacatgcgtacacacactggagagaagcctcatgaatgtgcccagtgtggaaaagctttttcaaAGTTCACAAGTCTTAAacgccacacacactga
- the LOC134088917 gene encoding zinc finger protein 260-like — protein MDLVLPFGSSCAESNQVDLRVMVKEEDLKEHIKEEEYDHMISCPDEEEKPFAEFHCKSEADVTESPTSTYDKLLQTTVKTEEEEEEEEQDEEEDEKEEEEEEQEEEEEEEEEEEEEVQEEEEEEEEEEEEEEEQHDQLESVSSEHPHLRQQQIHGQNDELNLQLQGRLHHCTLCRKSFTTLSELEKHQQTHCLGMLMHTREKPYKCMQCGKGYTHLPNFKHHMLTHTGEKPHKCTQCGKTFTKLSACKRHMVIHTGEKHRCDQCGKAFSQMSTLTIHLRIHTGEKLHECTQCGKTFTKLSACKRHMVIHTGEKPHRCDQCGKAFSQMSALKIHLRIHTGEKPHECAQCGKTFTQLSQLGIHMRIHTGEKPHRCTHCEKTFTQMSGLKAHMRIHTGEKPHECAQCGKAFTDRSSLKKHMLVHTGEKPHKCDRCGKLFSRSSTLKIHILIHTGEKHHKCAQCGEAFTKLSACKTHMRIHTGEKPHRCDQCGKAFKQRSDLKSHLLIHTGEKPHRCDQCGKAFRQKSGLKSHLLMHTGEKPHECVQCGKTFLKSSTLKQHMRVHTGEKPYECAQCGKAFKQMSGLKTHLQSHTGEKPHICVQCGKGFTQRSDLKSHLLIHTGEKPHVCAQCGKAFVQKSALNQHKLMHTGEKPHKCTQCGEAFAHSSRLKYHILIHTGSKPHTCAECGKTFTQLSNLKSHLLVHTREKPHICAQCGKAFSRMSGLKSHLLIHTAETTLHKCSR, from the exons ATGGATCTCGTACTTCCATTTGGTTCTAGCTGTGCTGAATCAAACCAGGTTGACCTGAGAGTGATGGTGAAAGAAGAGGATCTAAAAGAACATATAAAAGAGGAGGAATATGATCATATGATTTCATGTCCAGATGAAGAAGAAAAGCCCTTTGCAGAGTTTCACTGTAAATCTGAAGCAGACGTCACAGAGTCACCAACGTCTACTTACGATAAACTGCTACAGACGACGGTGAagactgaagaggaggaggaggaggaagagcaggacgAGGAAGAAgacgagaaggaggaggaggaggaagaacaggaggaggaagaagaagaagaggaggaggaggaggaggaagtgcaggaggaggaagaagaagaagaggaggaggaggaggaggaagaggagcagcatGACCAGCTGGAAA GTGTATCATCAGAACACCCACACCTAAGGCAACAGCAGATCCATGGACAGAATGATGAACTCAACCTGCAGCTGCAAGGAAGGCTGCACCACTGCACTCTGTGCAGGAAGAGCTTCACCACACTTTCTGAACTCGAGAAACATCAGCAAACACACTGTCTTGGTATGCTCATGCATACTAGAGAGAAGCCTTATAAATGTATGCAGTGTGGAAAAGGATATACACATCTTCCGAATTTTAAACAtcacatgcttacacatactggagagaagcctcataaatgtacgCAGTGTGGAAAAACGTTTACAAAATTATCAGCTTGTAAAAGGCACATGgtcatacacactggagagaagcatagatgtgaccagtgtggaaaagctttttcacAAATGTCAACTCTTACAATTCATTTAcgaatacacactggagagaagcttCATGAATGTACGCAGTGTGGAAAAACGTTTACAAAATTATCAGCTTGTAAAAGGCACATGgtcatacacactggagagaagcctcatagatgtgaccagtgtggaaaagctttttcacAAATGTCAGCTCTTAAAATTCATTTAcgaatacacactggagagaagccgcatgaatgtgcccagtgtggaaaaactTTTACACAACTCTCACAACTTGGAATTCACATGcgaatacacactggagagaagcctcatagaTGTACCCATTGTGAAAAAACTTTTACACAAATGTCAGGTCTTAAAGCCCACATGCGaatccacactggagaaaagcctcatgaatgtgcccagtgtgggaAAGCTTTTACAGACCGCTCAAGTCTTAAAAAACACATGCTCGTacatactggagagaagcctcacaAATGTGATCGATGTGGAAAGCTTTTTTCACGAAGTTCAACGCTTAAAATACATATtctaatacacactggagagaaacatcataaatgtgcccagtgtggggAAGCTTTTACAAAATTGTCAGCTTGTAAAACGCACATGCGTATacatactggagagaagcctcatagatgtgaccagtgtggaaaagcttttaaaCAAAGGTCAGATCTTAAAAGCCATCTgctaatacacactggagagaagcctcatagatgtgaccagtgtggaaaagctttcaGACAAAAGTCAGGTCTTAAAAGCCATTTACTAATGCACACTGGAGAGAAACCTCatgaatgtgtccagtgtggaaaaacttttttaaaaagctcAACTCTGAAACAACACATGCGagtacacacaggagagaaaccttatgaatgtgcccagtgtggaaaagcttttaaaCAAATGTCAGGTCTTAAAACCCATTTACAatcccacactggagagaagcctcatatatGTGTCCAATGTGGAAAAGGTTTTACACAAAGGTCAGATCTTAAAAGCCATTTactaatacacactggagagaaaccTCATGTATGTGCCcaatgtggaaaagcttttgtgCAAAAGTCAGCTCTTAATCAACATAAATTAATGCACACGGGAGAGAAGCCTCACAAATGTACCCAGTGTGGAGAAGCTTTTGCACACAGCTCAAGGCTTAAATAtcacatactcatacatacTGGAAGTAAGCCTCATACATGTGCCGAGTGTGGAAAAACTTTTACACAACTGTCAAATCTTAAAAGCCATTTACTAGTACACACTAGAGAGAAACCTCAtatatgtgcccagtgtggaaaagctttttcacGCATGTCAGGTCTTAAAAGCCATTTACTAATACACACTGCAGAGACCACACTTCATAAATGTTCCCGGTGA